The proteins below come from a single Thermodesulfatator atlanticus DSM 21156 genomic window:
- the folD gene encoding bifunctional methylenetetrahydrofolate dehydrogenase/methenyltetrahydrofolate cyclohydrolase FolD codes for MAAKIISGKEISQEIREELKKEVKELKEKHGVTPGLVTILVGENPASVSYVTAKQRTAHDLGFHSVQENLPEDVSEDELLKMIEKYNNDPAIHGILVQLPLPKHISEQKVLYAIDPRKDVDGFHPVNVGKMVIGEPCFIPCTPAGILEMLARTDVEVTGAEVVVVGRSNIVGKPVAILLMQKRKPVGNATVTVCHTATKDMVFHTKRADILIVAAGRPKVITGDMVKEGVVVIDVGVNRIGTTPEGKAILCGDVDFDSVKEKAAAITPVPGGVGPMTITMLMKNTVEAAKMWAGLPSSVG; via the coding sequence ATGGCGGCTAAGATAATAAGCGGTAAAGAAATTTCACAGGAAATAAGAGAAGAGCTCAAAAAAGAAGTCAAAGAGCTTAAAGAAAAACACGGCGTTACTCCGGGGCTGGTGACCATCCTTGTAGGGGAAAACCCGGCCTCGGTTTCTTACGTGACTGCTAAGCAGCGTACTGCTCATGATCTCGGGTTTCATTCTGTGCAGGAAAATTTGCCAGAAGATGTCTCTGAGGATGAACTACTCAAGATGATAGAAAAGTATAATAACGACCCTGCTATCCACGGCATTTTGGTGCAGCTTCCTTTGCCAAAGCACATTTCCGAGCAAAAAGTCCTTTACGCCATTGACCCGCGCAAAGACGTAGATGGTTTTCACCCCGTAAACGTTGGCAAGATGGTCATTGGAGAGCCCTGTTTTATTCCCTGCACCCCAGCAGGCATCCTTGAAATGCTTGCACGCACAGATGTAGAGGTAACCGGGGCTGAGGTCGTAGTGGTTGGTCGCAGCAACATTGTAGGGAAACCTGTGGCCATTCTTCTTATGCAGAAAAGAAAGCCTGTGGGCAACGCCACGGTAACCGTGTGTCACACCGCCACTAAGGACATGGTTTTTCATACTAAGCGAGCAGATATCCTTATAGTCGCAGCAGGGCGCCCCAAAGTAATCACAGGCGATATGGTAAAAGAGGGGGTGGTGGTAATTGACGTAGGCGTAAACCGCATTGGCACTACCCCTGAGGGTAAGGCCATTTTGTGTGGGGACGTTGATTTTGATTCAGTCAAAGAAAAAGCCGCGGCCATTACCCCGGTTCCAGGAGGCGTTGGTCCCATGACTATCACCATGCTCATGAAGAACACCGTAGAAGCCGCCAAGATGTGGGCGGGGCTCCCTAGTTCAGTTGGTTAG